In Fodinibius saliphilus, a genomic segment contains:
- a CDS encoding RidA family protein — translation MKKIIHTSEAPEAIGPYSQAVVHNDIVYCSGQIGLDPETMEFVGDDVASQAEQVMKNLEAVLLEAGSGFGKVIKCGIYLDDMSNFETVNEIYGSYFKSDPPARETVAVKTLPKNCKVEIGCTAYI, via the coding sequence ATGAAAAAAATAATTCATACTTCTGAAGCTCCAGAAGCTATCGGTCCTTACAGTCAAGCTGTTGTCCATAACGATATTGTCTATTGTTCTGGCCAAATTGGATTAGATCCCGAAACGATGGAGTTTGTCGGTGATGATGTAGCTTCACAAGCTGAACAAGTAATGAAAAATCTGGAAGCTGTACTGTTGGAAGCAGGCTCAGGTTTTGGCAAAGTTATTAAGTGTGGTATTTACTTGGATGATATGAGTAACTTTGAAACCGTCAATGAAATATATGGAAGTTATTTTAAAAGCGATCCGCCGGCGAGAGAAACAGTAGCTGTTAAAACCTTGCCGAAAAACTGTAAAGTGGAAATCGGCTGTACGGCATACATTTAG
- a CDS encoding alpha/beta fold hydrolase, translating to MLHGMFGGLSNYDPIIDYTRNCNIIVPSIPLYDFSARKLSIQKLSSWLHGFIKELNIENPILLGNSMGGHLALDYAVQYPDIVSALVLTGSSGIQEKDFGSSFPRRKDREYIRKQAALTFYEDLIDDVIMDEIMDVVTSPSKLLNMLAIARDTHEYNMERFLPDIIHPTLLVWGRHDEITPPEVGQTFFEKLPNAQLRWIDKCGHAPMMEHPKRFALLLNEFLIELPEIIQTKNNSYSL from the coding sequence ATGTTACATGGGATGTTCGGTGGCTTAAGTAATTACGATCCTATAATTGACTACACCAGGAATTGTAATATAATAGTGCCTTCTATACCCTTGTATGATTTCAGTGCACGCAAACTTTCTATTCAAAAGTTAAGTAGTTGGTTGCACGGGTTCATAAAAGAATTAAATATAGAAAATCCAATATTGCTCGGTAATTCCATGGGAGGGCATCTGGCTTTGGATTATGCTGTGCAATATCCTGATATAGTTTCGGCCTTGGTATTAACCGGAAGTTCCGGTATCCAAGAAAAGGATTTCGGTTCTAGCTTTCCACGGCGTAAAGATCGCGAGTATATACGCAAGCAAGCAGCTCTCACTTTTTATGAGGATCTGATTGATGATGTGATTATGGATGAGATAATGGATGTTGTTACATCTCCCTCAAAACTATTAAACATGTTAGCAATAGCTCGTGACACACATGAGTATAATATGGAGCGGTTTTTACCTGATATTATACATCCGACCTTACTGGTATGGGGCAGACATGATGAGATAACACCACCTGAAGTGGGGCAAACTTTTTTTGAGAAATTACCTAATGCCCAATTACGCTGGATCGATAAGTGTGGGCATGCACCGATGATGGAACATCCAAAGAGATTTGCATTGTTATTGAATGAATTCTTAATTGAACTCCCTGAAATAATCCAAACTAAAAATAATTCTTATAGTTTATGA